The sequence below is a genomic window from Candidatus Acidiferrales bacterium.
ATGGCGTAAGGTCGCGGATTTTTCCGACGAGGTAAGCGACGTCGAAGTGCATGGCGATGATCTCTACGTACTCACGTTCAAGAATGCGCTGCGCTACAAAGTGCTCCGCACCAGCGCCCTCCATCCTGACCTGGCCACGGCGGAAGTCATCGTTCCGCCAAGCCAAGCCGTGGTCACGAGCATCAGCACCGCCGAGGACGCCCTCTATGTGCGATTGCGCGATGGCGGCATCGGTCGCTTACTGCGCGTGCCTTACGGCCCGAAGCCTCAAGCGCAAGAAGTTGCCCTTCCTTTCAAGGGCACGATTGGCGTCGAGACCGATCCGCGCCTTCGCGGCGCTTTAGTGTTTATGACTTCCTGGACGAAGGCGTTCACGATTTACTCTTATGATCCGCGTACGAACAGCCTGACCGACACTAAACTCCAGCCCGCCGGCCCTTACGACGCACCGACGAACATCGAGTCCGTCGAGGTCAAAGTCCGCAGCTACGACGGCACGATGGTGCCGCTCTCCATCGTTTATCCCAAGGACACAAAGCGCGACGGCTCGAATCCTACTTTGCTTGATGGCTACGGCTCATATGGGACCTCCTCGGCTCCTTTCTTTGTGCAGTATTTCCAGGCTTGGTATGAACAAGGCGGAATTTACGCCGAGTGCCATGTCCGCGGCGGCGGAGAGTACGGTGAGGAATGGCATCTGGCGGGCAAGGGTCCAACCAAGCCGAATACCTGGCGCGACTTCATCGCCTGCGCACAGTACTTGATCGAAAACAAATACACTTCGCCAGCTCGCCTCGCAGGATCAGGCACCAGTGCGGGCGGCATCCTGATCGGCCGTGCAATCACCTCTCGTCCCGATCTTTTCGCCGCGGCCATAGACTGGGTTGGGGTTTCGGACATGCTGCGTTTTGAGACCACCGCGAACGGCGTGCCCAATATTCCGGAGTTTGGAAGCGTGAAGACCAAAGCAGGATTCGACGCGCTTTACGCCATGAGCGCCTACGCGCACATCAAGGCCGGGACGAAGTATCCGGCAGTTCTGTTGATGACCGGCGCCAACGATCCGCGCGTGGACCCCTGGCAAATGGACAAGATGGCGGCTCGCCTGCAGGCCGCGACTTCCAGCGGCAAACCGGTGCTTCTGCGCGTCAACTACGCTGGCGGCCACCAGATCATCGGCGGCACGGAGGCGCAGACTCAGCGAGTCTTCGCCGACCAATGGAGCTTCTTGCTATGGCAGTTCGGCATGCCGGGCTTCCAGCAGCAGAAACCGTAGCCGAGCGTTAAGCCAGCCTCGTTCACGCGCATTTCGCTCGCGGTCGTGACGCAACCGAAACTCGACGCCGCTTTGCTGCATGCGTTTTACTCGTAGGGGCGCCGCTTGCCTGTCCTGAAGAATGAAGGGCTGCGCCCGCGCGACTCCCCGAGTCGCGTTTCCTTTGCCGCGCCCGCCCGGCCATCCGATGATTCTGTAGCTCAGGTCCCGCCCCGATGTTTTTTCGCGTCGGGGCCCGACCTGAGGCTTTTGCTTCTCGCCCATCCAGCGCCGCCACTGCGCAAACTTCCCTTTTCCGCTCTCCGCACCGCCGCCTAAATCGCGCTCCGTCGAGCCGACGTGAACTCCCCTCCTCTGGCGCGCGTCCAGAGCGCGAAGGCTCCGCCTTCGTATCTCTGCGCGCCACTCTCGCCGTGTAACAAATCACCCTCCTCGCGTATCTCGAATCTTTTCCCCCCAAGCAATTGAGTAACAATCCTTGCTGTGCTAACGTACGCGGCGTCGGGCGGTTCCCATGGCGGCTTTGACCTTGCTCGTTGTTTTGCTCGTGCTCGCTTTGGTCGGCGGGCCGGTACTCGCCATCGTCGCGTTCGCGCGCGTACGCCGGCTTGAACAAAAATCCCACGCTTCCTCGCTCGGCTTTGATAGCAACGCAACCTCCAGCCAGCTTCGCGCGCTTGAACAGCGCGTCTCCGGAATCGAAAAGGCTCTCGGCCTGCTCATCGCGCGCGTTGACGTCTTTTCTCAATCGCCCGCCGCCAACCGCGCAGCCATTCCGCCACCGATTCCTGCCGCTCCGCTCGTTTCACGGCCAGAACCTCCGCAAGTTTCGCCACCAGCGCAGCCTCCTCCGCGCGCGCCTCAGCCCGCAGCTCAACCTGCGCCGCTCGCTGCTCCCATTTCGCAGCCCGCCGCGCAAACTCGCCCCTTGCGAGAAACGCTCCCGCCCGACTTTGAGAATGTCGTCGCCGGCAAATGGCTCAACTATGTCGGCATCCTCGCCATTCTTTTCGCGGCGACGTTCTTCCTGAAGTACGCCTTCGACAACAACTGGGTCGGCCCAGCCGCGCGCGTGGGCATCGGTCTCGCCAGCGGTGCCCTACTCATCCTCTGGAGCGAGTGGCTGCTGCGCCGCGGCTATCGCTACTTTTCCGAAGGCATCGTCGCGCTCGGCGG
It includes:
- a CDS encoding prolyl oligopeptidase family serine peptidase, whose product is MKTKHFPGPVLALLSLLAIVGLARVWSQSANSSLQSASMKPASSALPAPPVAPVRPVTDDYYGTKIVDPYRYMENLKDPEVQSWMKAQDDYTRAALAGIPGREKLLSRIRKLDQTVPQVLPLRLPGNLYLIQKRLPTENVSKLYLRHGMSGEDKLLVNPEQIKLAAAANQKKGTNAIMGTLPSNNDQYVGVGIAPGGSERDTEIHVFETASGKETGDVIFRAEGGIEGWLPDDRSFVYARLQTLPAGAPVTEVEQKVRTYLHVLGTDSAKDPAVFGYGAVPTIHVDPTYFASVETPPDSDYAIGGINSGVSPNSAFYIEPDEDIGKTNAAWRKVADFSDEVSDVEVHGDDLYVLTFKNALRYKVLRTSALHPDLATAEVIVPPSQAVVTSISTAEDALYVRLRDGGIGRLLRVPYGPKPQAQEVALPFKGTIGVETDPRLRGALVFMTSWTKAFTIYSYDPRTNSLTDTKLQPAGPYDAPTNIESVEVKVRSYDGTMVPLSIVYPKDTKRDGSNPTLLDGYGSYGTSSAPFFVQYFQAWYEQGGIYAECHVRGGGEYGEEWHLAGKGPTKPNTWRDFIACAQYLIENKYTSPARLAGSGTSAGGILIGRAITSRPDLFAAAIDWVGVSDMLRFETTANGVPNIPEFGSVKTKAGFDALYAMSAYAHIKAGTKYPAVLLMTGANDPRVDPWQMDKMAARLQAATSSGKPVLLRVNYAGGHQIIGGTEAQTQRVFADQWSFLLWQFGMPGFQQQKP